Proteins encoded within one genomic window of Bradyrhizobium sp. 186:
- a CDS encoding ABC transporter substrate-binding protein has product MRRFTFPVLALILVLGQTSAKAGPDAITVGVLNDLSGVYADLGGPGSVAAAEIAIEEFGTSVIGKPIKVLSGDHQNKPDIGSQLARRWFDVDNVDMVIDFPNSGVALAVQEIARTKKRIAIYSTAATMDLSGKACSPTGFQWTYDNYSNAAGVAQALVKKSFDSWYFITVDYAFGLSLEAEASKAVKAAGGKVLGGARHPLNTPDFSSFLLQAQGSKAKVIALANAGGDTVNAVKQANEFRIVESGQTLVTPVTFITDVHSLGLSVAQGLTFVTGYYWDFDDKTRAFAEKFYKRRKVMPTMAQAGVYSGVLHYLKSMAAAGTDDAMAVAAKMRELPVRDSFTQTGTVREDGRMVHDMYLVQVKKPAESKAPWDYYRVLATIPAAEAFKPLAESECPLVKK; this is encoded by the coding sequence ATGCGCAGATTCACGTTTCCCGTGCTCGCACTAATACTAGTGCTCGGACAAACGTCCGCCAAGGCCGGGCCGGATGCCATTACGGTCGGCGTGCTGAACGATCTCAGCGGCGTCTATGCGGACCTCGGCGGGCCGGGCTCCGTCGCTGCCGCGGAGATCGCGATCGAGGAATTCGGCACCAGCGTCATCGGCAAACCGATCAAGGTTCTTTCGGGCGACCACCAGAACAAGCCGGACATTGGCTCGCAGCTGGCTCGCCGCTGGTTCGATGTCGATAATGTGGACATGGTCATCGACTTCCCGAATTCGGGCGTCGCCCTGGCCGTACAGGAAATCGCGCGCACGAAGAAGAGGATCGCGATCTATTCGACCGCCGCGACGATGGACCTTTCCGGAAAGGCCTGTTCTCCGACTGGCTTCCAGTGGACCTACGACAACTATTCCAACGCGGCGGGCGTCGCTCAGGCGCTGGTGAAGAAGAGCTTCGATAGCTGGTATTTCATCACCGTGGATTATGCGTTCGGGCTGTCGCTGGAGGCGGAAGCGTCGAAGGCAGTCAAGGCAGCGGGCGGAAAAGTTCTCGGCGGTGCCAGACATCCGCTCAACACGCCGGACTTCTCATCCTTCCTTCTACAAGCGCAGGGATCCAAGGCGAAGGTCATTGCGTTGGCCAATGCCGGCGGCGACACCGTTAACGCGGTCAAGCAGGCGAACGAATTCCGGATCGTGGAGAGCGGGCAGACCCTCGTCACGCCGGTCACGTTCATTACCGACGTCCACAGCCTCGGTCTCTCGGTAGCGCAGGGACTGACGTTCGTCACAGGCTATTATTGGGACTTCGACGACAAGACGCGTGCGTTCGCCGAAAAGTTCTACAAGCGTCGCAAGGTGATGCCCACCATGGCGCAAGCCGGCGTCTATTCCGGCGTCCTCCACTATCTGAAGTCGATGGCTGCCGCAGGCACCGATGACGCAATGGCGGTCGCCGCGAAGATGCGCGAACTACCAGTGCGCGACTCCTTCACCCAGACCGGAACGGTGCGCGAAGACGGGCGCATGGTGCACGACATGTATCTCGTCCAGGTCAAGAAGCCCGCGGAATCGAAGGCTCCTTGGGATTACTACAGGGTGCTCGCGACGATTCCCGCCGCTGAGGCGTTCAAGCCTCTTGCGGAAAGCGAGTGTCCGCTCGTCAAGAAGTAG
- a CDS encoding amidohydrolase family protein, translating into MDVAAQSYLASRLGDFDDMRLAEMDKAGIDFVVLSQTGPSVQGELNPKTAARRAIENNDFLAGQVARHPKRFGGFASLAMHSPRAAADELTRAVESLGFKGALVNGHTHGVYYDDPSYDEFWERMQALDVPLYLHPTDPFVIPKAYDGHPELVGAVWGWGVETGTHALRILFGGVFDRFPKLKIILGHMGEGLPMMRWRFDSRFAVYSHGITLQHAPSAYLGRNIVITTSGVCSPAALTSAIAEMGTDAVMFSVDYPYESTAIAADFIESSPMADDVRELVCSGNAERLLKLDRR; encoded by the coding sequence ATGGATGTCGCGGCGCAGTCCTATCTCGCATCGCGCCTCGGCGACTTCGACGACATGCGGCTTGCCGAAATGGACAAGGCCGGGATTGACTTCGTCGTCTTGTCCCAGACCGGTCCGAGTGTGCAGGGCGAACTCAATCCGAAGACCGCCGCTCGCCGCGCCATCGAGAATAATGATTTTCTTGCGGGGCAAGTCGCGCGTCATCCAAAGCGGTTCGGTGGCTTTGCCTCGCTCGCCATGCACTCGCCGAGGGCGGCCGCGGACGAACTGACGCGCGCTGTAGAATCCCTGGGCTTCAAGGGTGCGCTGGTAAACGGACATACCCATGGAGTCTATTACGACGACCCGTCATACGACGAATTCTGGGAGCGCATGCAGGCACTGGACGTCCCGCTGTACCTGCATCCCACGGACCCGTTCGTGATCCCGAAAGCCTACGACGGACATCCCGAACTGGTCGGCGCAGTCTGGGGCTGGGGCGTGGAAACGGGTACCCACGCACTGCGCATTCTGTTTGGCGGCGTATTCGACCGTTTCCCGAAGCTCAAGATCATATTGGGACACATGGGCGAGGGGTTGCCGATGATGCGCTGGCGGTTCGACAGCCGCTTTGCGGTCTATTCGCATGGCATCACGCTTCAACACGCGCCATCCGCGTACCTCGGTCGCAACATCGTCATCACGACGTCTGGGGTTTGTTCGCCGGCCGCGCTCACTAGCGCCATTGCCGAGATGGGAACCGACGCGGTGATGTTCTCGGTCGACTACCCTTACGAATCCACGGCCATAGCCGCTGACTTTATCGAGAGCTCGCCGATGGCGGACGACGTCAGGGAGCTTGTCTGCTCCGGAAACGCGGAACGTCTTCTGAAGCTCGATCGACGCTGA
- a CDS encoding Asp/Glu racemase — MQKLFRIGQIVPSSNTTMETEIPAMLNAHSVAHGARFTFHSSRMRMKTVKKEELAAMDSESDRCALELSDARVDVLGYACLVAIMSMGKSYHRVSQDRLHGCTVENGAPAPVVTSAGALVDALKVVGAKRIAVVAPYMKPLTQLVIEYIEHEGVKVTDSRALEIPDNIEVGRHDPAKLPGIVAGMNVSDVDAIVLSACVQMPSLPSIAEVEARTGKPVITAAVATTYAMLKVLKLKTLVPGAGALLSGAY; from the coding sequence ATGCAGAAGCTCTTTCGCATCGGACAAATCGTTCCGAGCTCGAACACGACCATGGAAACCGAGATTCCGGCGATGCTGAATGCGCATTCCGTCGCGCACGGCGCACGCTTCACGTTCCATTCCAGCCGCATGCGGATGAAGACTGTGAAGAAGGAAGAACTCGCGGCGATGGACTCGGAGTCGGATCGCTGCGCGCTCGAGTTGTCTGACGCTCGCGTCGACGTGCTCGGTTATGCATGTCTTGTCGCCATCATGAGTATGGGGAAGTCATATCACCGGGTGTCGCAAGATCGGCTTCATGGCTGCACCGTCGAAAACGGCGCGCCGGCCCCCGTGGTCACCAGCGCCGGCGCCCTCGTCGATGCGCTCAAAGTCGTTGGAGCCAAGCGGATCGCGGTAGTGGCGCCGTACATGAAGCCGCTCACGCAGCTTGTGATAGAGTACATCGAGCATGAGGGCGTGAAGGTTACGGATTCCAGGGCGCTGGAAATTCCGGACAATATCGAGGTCGGCCGCCATGATCCGGCGAAGTTGCCTGGGATCGTTGCCGGAATGAACGTATCCGATGTCGATGCGATCGTGCTGTCGGCGTGTGTTCAGATGCCGTCGCTGCCGTCGATTGCCGAGGTCGAGGCCCGCACAGGCAAGCCGGTCATTACCGCGGCCGTCGCCACGACTTACGCGATGCTCAAGGTGCTCAAGCTTAAGACCCTGGTCCCGGGTGCGGGAGCGCTCCTGTCCGGCGCCTATTGA
- a CDS encoding isochorismatase family protein — MSNETPIYQRQGFGSDLELAPPYGLLIVDFVRGFLDPDKFGGGNIPSAMKSTVVLLREARHRKWPIAHTRIVFADDDGDRNVFAMKVPGMLTLKEGDPSSAIVPELSPEPGELVVRKTVPSAFFATSLAPWLTQRGVRTLVVAGCVTSGCVRASVVDAMSLGLRPLVLSDCVGDRAIGPHNANLFDIEQKYASVMTRDQALTAIDSTGTVAPG, encoded by the coding sequence ATGAGCAATGAAACACCGATCTACCAACGTCAGGGATTCGGGAGCGATCTCGAGCTCGCTCCCCCATACGGTTTGCTGATCGTCGACTTTGTCCGGGGGTTTCTCGATCCCGATAAGTTCGGTGGAGGTAACATCCCGTCGGCGATGAAGAGCACGGTTGTCCTACTTCGGGAGGCGCGCCATCGAAAGTGGCCCATCGCACACACGAGGATCGTCTTCGCGGACGACGACGGGGATCGAAACGTGTTCGCGATGAAGGTGCCGGGAATGCTGACGCTGAAGGAGGGGGATCCGAGCAGCGCTATCGTACCCGAACTTTCTCCGGAGCCGGGCGAATTGGTCGTCCGCAAGACGGTGCCTTCGGCGTTCTTTGCGACGTCGTTGGCACCGTGGCTTACCCAGCGCGGCGTCCGCACGCTGGTCGTCGCGGGTTGCGTGACGAGCGGCTGCGTGCGCGCAAGCGTCGTCGACGCCATGTCGCTCGGTCTCCGACCGCTAGTTTTGAGTGATTGCGTTGGTGATCGGGCGATCGGCCCCCATAACGCAAATCTGTTCGATATTGAGCAAAAGTACGCATCCGTGATGACGAGGGATCAAGCGCTCACAGCGATCGATAGTACGGGCACGGTAGCGCCTGGTTAA
- a CDS encoding LysR family transcriptional regulator yields MNITIRQIQSFLNVAALGSFTRAAEKMHTMQPALSQQVRDLEAELGIRLFDRTTRRVELTEGGAEFRNIAAKIIEDLESAARNAHELAERKRGRVIIAAPPLLAAAIVPRAIADFRSRYPGIEVRLIDARTDQIIENVRSGQVDCGLGTFHAGEEGISATLLARDSLMVFCTSNHPLAQRQAVNWRELDGLPLITLTRDSGIRLLVEVGFETAQIRLVPAYEVGQITTALAMVEAGLGIAVLPTYAWAGAKAMKISATALTPGIARDIAMITRTGRSIAPAVSAFARFLAKYTNVSVPGGATTAGRLPSARKPARVSTRGEMNARK; encoded by the coding sequence ATGAACATCACCATCCGACAGATCCAGTCGTTCCTGAACGTCGCAGCCCTCGGCAGCTTCACGCGCGCCGCTGAGAAGATGCACACAATGCAGCCCGCGCTCTCGCAGCAGGTGCGCGATCTGGAAGCCGAACTGGGCATTCGCTTGTTCGATCGCACCACGCGCCGAGTGGAACTGACCGAGGGGGGCGCCGAATTCCGCAACATCGCAGCGAAGATCATCGAAGATCTGGAATCGGCGGCACGCAACGCGCATGAACTCGCGGAGCGGAAGCGCGGACGCGTCATTATCGCGGCGCCGCCGTTGCTCGCAGCCGCCATTGTGCCGCGCGCGATCGCCGATTTCCGGAGCAGATACCCCGGCATCGAGGTCAGGCTGATCGATGCCAGAACAGACCAGATCATCGAAAACGTCCGTTCCGGGCAGGTCGATTGCGGGCTCGGCACGTTCCACGCGGGTGAAGAAGGTATCAGTGCGACGCTGCTGGCGCGCGACAGCCTGATGGTGTTCTGCACCTCGAACCATCCATTGGCACAGCGGCAAGCGGTCAACTGGCGCGAGCTTGACGGCCTTCCGCTGATTACGTTGACGCGTGACAGCGGCATCAGGCTGCTGGTCGAAGTCGGCTTTGAGACTGCTCAAATCAGGCTTGTTCCCGCCTACGAAGTCGGACAGATCACAACGGCGCTGGCGATGGTCGAGGCCGGCTTAGGGATCGCCGTGCTGCCGACCTATGCATGGGCCGGCGCCAAAGCAATGAAGATATCAGCCACGGCGCTCACTCCAGGCATCGCTCGCGACATCGCGATGATCACCCGGACCGGACGCAGCATTGCTCCCGCAGTCTCGGCATTCGCGCGGTTCCTCGCCAAATACACCAACGTGTCGGTGCCGGGCGGAGCCACTACTGCAGGGAGACTTCCATCTGCCCGCAAGCCAGCGCGTGTCAGCACGCGGGGCGAAATGAATGCTCGAAAGTAG
- a CDS encoding MarR family winged helix-turn-helix transcriptional regulator, which produces MSKKQTNKSPKPEPKAEGSPRMPLSARPGYLVRRLHQIHSAIFLEECQAFAITPVQYGLISTLLANPGIDQVTLGGEVGIDRTNVADVLKRLSERGLVRRERSKTDGRSMVAFLTKEGESVAEEMYDSMRRAQDRLLLPLRPEFRAAFLAMLTELIEGNSKYGLPDAASDTKSRKRAPDLDD; this is translated from the coding sequence TTGTCGAAGAAGCAAACCAACAAGTCGCCGAAACCGGAACCGAAGGCGGAAGGGTCGCCGCGAATGCCCCTAAGCGCCCGGCCCGGGTACCTTGTGCGGCGCCTGCACCAGATACATTCCGCGATATTTCTCGAAGAATGTCAGGCGTTTGCCATCACTCCGGTGCAGTACGGGCTCATATCCACGTTGCTTGCCAATCCCGGTATCGACCAGGTGACGCTGGGCGGAGAAGTCGGCATTGATCGCACCAACGTAGCAGATGTTTTGAAGCGCCTGTCCGAACGCGGCCTTGTGCGCCGCGAGAGAAGCAAGACCGACGGACGCTCGATGGTAGCGTTCCTAACCAAAGAAGGAGAGAGCGTCGCCGAGGAGATGTACGACAGTATGCGACGCGCGCAGGACCGCCTGTTATTGCCGCTGCGGCCGGAGTTTCGAGCAGCCTTTCTTGCAATGCTGACTGAACTTATCGAAGGAAATAGCAAGTACGGTTTGCCGGACGCAGCCTCGGACACGAAGAGCCGCAAGCGAGCTCCCGACCTGGACGACTGA
- a CDS encoding ABC transporter ATP-binding protein, whose product MTSSTKMSLEVSNLEAWYGESHILHGMSFDVREGEVVTLLGRNGAGKTTALKSIMGILGKRSGQVKFQGKDVIHLSSDKIAKLGIAFCPEERAIFSTLDVGENLMLPPVIRDGGLSLETIFDLFPNLKERLRSQGTKLSGGEQQMLAIARILRTGSRFLMLDEPTEGLAPVIVQQIGRLISRLKAEGLTVLLVEQNFKFASTLADRFYVVEHGRVIDGFSNAELKSNMHKLHVYLGV is encoded by the coding sequence ATGACTAGCTCGACGAAGATGTCGCTCGAAGTTTCCAATCTGGAGGCTTGGTACGGCGAATCCCACATTCTCCACGGGATGAGCTTCGACGTCAGGGAAGGTGAGGTCGTGACCCTGCTTGGGCGAAATGGCGCAGGCAAGACGACCGCCCTTAAGTCAATTATGGGCATTCTCGGCAAGCGGTCGGGACAAGTGAAGTTTCAGGGCAAAGACGTCATTCATTTGAGTTCGGACAAGATCGCGAAGCTCGGCATCGCGTTCTGTCCGGAGGAGAGGGCCATTTTCTCGACCTTGGACGTGGGGGAAAATCTGATGCTTCCGCCCGTCATCCGTGACGGAGGCCTCTCGCTCGAGACTATCTTCGATCTGTTTCCTAATCTCAAGGAGCGGCTGCGCAGTCAGGGAACGAAGCTGTCGGGCGGAGAGCAGCAGATGCTGGCAATCGCTCGCATATTGCGTACCGGCTCGCGCTTCTTGATGCTGGACGAGCCAACGGAAGGACTGGCGCCCGTGATCGTTCAGCAGATCGGCCGGCTCATATCCAGGCTGAAGGCGGAAGGCCTCACGGTTCTTTTAGTCGAACAGAACTTCAAATTCGCATCGACGCTGGCCGACCGGTTTTACGTCGTCGAGCACGGACGGGTCATCGACGGATTCAGTAACGCCGAGCTCAAGTCCAACATGCACAAGCTCCACGTCTATCTTGGCGTGTGA
- a CDS encoding alpha/beta hydrolase: MTTFQYGANVNANGIRQHYLRYGGTRPHRDPVIILPGITSPAITWGFVGERFGQEFDTYVVDIRGRGLSEASASLDYSLDAQAADLIELTSVLGLSRYSVVGHSMGARIAIRAARSQPAGLARIVMVDPPISGPGRRAYPSNLSWYVDSINLARKGCDLEGMRSFCPTWTDGQLRLRSEWLHTCDERAIRSSFESFHTDDIHSDLPHLDVPARLIVAGRGDVIRNEDIEEICSLVSGIKVVRVDNAGHMIPWDNEEGFYAAFADFLGVTLDF; the protein is encoded by the coding sequence ATGACCACTTTTCAGTACGGCGCGAATGTAAACGCCAACGGGATTCGGCAGCACTATCTGCGGTACGGCGGCACCCGACCGCACCGTGACCCGGTCATTATTCTCCCAGGCATCACGAGCCCGGCAATTACCTGGGGCTTCGTCGGTGAGCGCTTCGGCCAGGAGTTCGATACCTACGTCGTCGATATCCGGGGGCGGGGCCTGTCGGAAGCCTCGGCTTCGCTCGACTACAGCCTGGATGCACAGGCTGCCGACCTGATCGAACTAACGTCGGTGCTCGGTCTGTCTCGATATTCGGTCGTCGGTCACTCGATGGGTGCGCGCATTGCGATTCGTGCTGCGCGCAGTCAGCCCGCGGGGTTGGCTCGCATCGTGATGGTTGACCCGCCAATCTCCGGACCCGGTCGACGAGCCTATCCGTCCAACCTGTCCTGGTACGTCGACTCGATCAACCTCGCGAGGAAGGGTTGCGACCTGGAGGGGATGCGGTCGTTCTGTCCGACCTGGACGGACGGGCAACTGCGTCTACGCTCCGAGTGGCTGCATACCTGCGACGAGCGAGCGATCCGCTCCAGCTTTGAGAGCTTCCACACCGACGACATCCATTCTGATCTGCCTCACCTTGACGTCCCAGCGCGCCTGATTGTGGCCGGGCGGGGCGACGTGATCCGGAACGAAGACATCGAAGAGATTTGTTCGCTCGTTTCCGGAATCAAGGTCGTACGCGTTGATAACGCTGGGCACATGATCCCGTGGGATAACGAGGAAGGCTTCTACGCTGCGTTCGCTGATTTTCTCGGCGTCACACTGGACTTCTAG
- a CDS encoding ABC transporter ATP-binding protein: protein MVDDLILETSGLSKDFAGFTAVNGVDLKIRRGSIHALIGPNGAGKTTCFNLLTKFLTPSRGQIFYEGRDITSIPPARIARLGLVRSFQISTVFPHLTGLENVRIALQRKHGMSFDFWRSKAVLKKYDHRAAELLDEMDLGEFADRPAVEMPYGRKRALEIATTIALDPKIMLLDEPMAGMGREDIDRTATLIKRISAKFTILMVEHNLNVVASLSDKITVLTRGRVLAEGSYQELLTNEAVKEAYLGAGHD from the coding sequence ATGGTTGACGACCTAATTCTGGAGACAAGCGGGCTGTCGAAGGACTTCGCAGGGTTCACCGCGGTGAACGGCGTCGACTTGAAGATCCGCCGCGGGAGCATTCACGCGTTGATCGGCCCGAACGGTGCAGGCAAGACCACTTGCTTCAATCTGTTGACAAAGTTTCTGACTCCGTCTCGCGGTCAGATCTTTTACGAGGGCAGGGACATCACATCCATCCCGCCGGCGCGAATTGCAAGATTGGGATTGGTGCGATCCTTCCAGATATCGACCGTGTTTCCCCATCTCACCGGTCTTGAGAACGTGCGCATCGCGCTGCAGCGCAAGCACGGTATGTCATTCGACTTCTGGCGTTCAAAGGCGGTGCTGAAGAAATACGATCACCGAGCCGCGGAATTGCTCGACGAGATGGACCTCGGGGAATTCGCGGACAGGCCAGCCGTGGAGATGCCATACGGACGGAAACGGGCGCTGGAGATTGCCACTACGATTGCGCTTGATCCGAAGATCATGCTGCTCGACGAACCCATGGCCGGAATGGGTCGTGAAGATATCGACAGGACGGCGACGCTCATCAAGCGTATTTCCGCAAAATTCACGATCCTGATGGTGGAGCACAATCTCAACGTGGTCGCGAGCCTTTCGGACAAGATCACGGTACTGACCCGCGGTCGCGTCCTCGCGGAGGGCAGCTATCAAGAACTCTTGACGAACGAAGCAGTCAAGGAAGCCTATTTGGGAGCTGGTCATGACTAG
- a CDS encoding branched-chain amino acid ABC transporter permease: MNQALYAQLLVGLINGSFYALLSLGLAVIFGMLSIINFAHGALYMMGAFVAYFLLNLLGLNYWWALLLSPLAVGCFGTLLERTMLHRLAGLDHLYGLLLTFGFALIIQGVFQNYFGSSGLPYAIPLLLQGGFNLGFMYLPTYRAWVVLFSLLTCLATWFLIERTKLGAYLRAATENPVMVRAFGINVPLMLTLTYGFGVALAAVAGVLSAPINQVRPLMGADIVIVVFAVVVIGGMGSIMGSIITGFSLGIVEGLTKYFYPEASNTVVFVLMVLVLLLKPAGLTGRTA; this comes from the coding sequence TTGAATCAGGCACTCTATGCGCAGCTTCTGGTCGGACTGATCAACGGCTCCTTCTATGCGCTGCTCAGCTTGGGGTTGGCAGTGATCTTCGGGATGTTGAGCATCATCAATTTCGCTCACGGGGCGCTCTATATGATGGGAGCGTTCGTTGCTTACTTCCTGCTGAATCTGCTCGGGCTTAACTACTGGTGGGCGCTGCTACTGTCTCCGCTCGCAGTCGGTTGCTTCGGCACGCTGCTGGAAAGGACCATGTTGCATCGGCTCGCCGGTCTGGACCATCTCTACGGTCTTCTCCTTACGTTCGGATTTGCGCTCATCATTCAGGGAGTATTCCAGAACTACTTCGGCTCGTCAGGGCTTCCATACGCCATTCCGCTATTGCTGCAGGGTGGTTTCAATCTCGGCTTCATGTATCTTCCAACCTACCGTGCTTGGGTCGTCCTATTCTCGCTGCTGACCTGCTTGGCGACCTGGTTCCTGATCGAGCGGACCAAACTCGGCGCATACTTGCGTGCGGCCACCGAAAACCCGGTCATGGTTCGCGCATTCGGCATCAACGTGCCACTCATGCTGACCTTGACCTACGGTTTCGGAGTGGCGTTGGCGGCGGTAGCCGGCGTGCTGTCCGCGCCGATCAACCAGGTACGGCCATTGATGGGGGCCGACATCGTCATTGTGGTGTTTGCCGTCGTCGTCATCGGTGGCATGGGATCCATCATGGGATCCATCATCACGGGGTTCAGCCTCGGCATTGTGGAAGGGCTGACCAAGTATTTCTATCCCGAAGCATCCAATACGGTCGTGTTCGTCCTGATGGTGCTTGTTCTCCTGCTCAAGCCGGCAGGCCTAACCGGACGGACCGCCTGA
- a CDS encoding 2,5-dihydroxypyridine 5,6-dioxygenase, whose amino-acid sequence MTVLTSSSTHPQTLSTAILAAAAMGATVNRLDVLPVNGDKALSRDSLAYLGTTPLTGNRAAIAALKESDLVLDLMTLLFSPEQHDILKSGTKILLAVEPPEVLVRMVPTLADRTRVMAASVKLGKAKEMHVTSPAGTDVRFSLGQFPAISEYGFVDEPGRWDHWPSGFALTWANEGQAEGKIVLEKGDIVLPMKSYIQERIHFKIEKGFVTSIEGGVDAAILREYMASYDDPDAYAMSHIGWGLQPRAKWSTLGLYDREATIGMDARAFEGNFLFSFGPNNEAGGSRTTACHIDIPMRNCTVALDGEEVVREGKVLDGGPVKQAAE is encoded by the coding sequence GTGACGGTGCTCACCAGTTCGTCCACTCATCCCCAGACGCTGTCGACCGCAATTCTCGCTGCGGCGGCTATGGGCGCTACGGTCAATCGGCTCGATGTCCTTCCCGTAAACGGCGACAAGGCGCTGAGCCGCGATTCCCTGGCCTATCTGGGCACCACGCCCCTGACCGGAAACCGCGCCGCCATCGCCGCTCTAAAGGAAAGCGACCTTGTGCTGGACCTGATGACACTCCTGTTCTCCCCCGAACAGCACGACATCCTGAAGTCCGGCACGAAGATACTCCTCGCCGTCGAGCCACCGGAAGTGCTGGTTCGCATGGTTCCGACCCTTGCGGACCGCACCCGCGTAATGGCGGCAAGCGTCAAGCTTGGCAAAGCCAAGGAAATGCACGTGACGTCGCCCGCAGGCACGGATGTCCGATTCAGCCTCGGGCAGTTCCCGGCGATCAGCGAATACGGATTCGTCGACGAGCCGGGCCGTTGGGACCACTGGCCAAGCGGCTTCGCGCTGACCTGGGCGAACGAGGGTCAAGCGGAAGGAAAAATCGTGCTTGAAAAGGGCGACATCGTCCTTCCGATGAAGTCCTATATTCAGGAACGGATTCACTTCAAGATCGAGAAAGGTTTCGTCACCTCGATCGAGGGTGGCGTCGACGCGGCGATACTGCGAGAATACATGGCGTCCTACGACGATCCGGACGCCTACGCGATGTCGCATATCGGTTGGGGTCTCCAGCCCCGGGCTAAGTGGTCGACGCTCGGCCTCTATGACCGCGAGGCGACCATCGGAATGGATGCGCGCGCCTTCGAGGGCAACTTCCTGTTCTCGTTCGGTCCGAATAATGAAGCCGGCGGCAGCCGGACGACCGCATGCCATATCGACATTCCGATGCGCAACTGCACCGTCGCGCTCGACGGCGAGGAGGTCGTCCGCGAAGGCAAAGTCCTCGACGGCGGTCCGGTAAAGCAGGCCGCAGAATGA
- a CDS encoding branched-chain amino acid ABC transporter permease, producing MTAIADIPAQAPVRSLGSETTAFLLMTAMLLLLPLTGIYPYFVMQALCFALFACAFNLLIGFGGLLSFGHAMFLGTAGYVTAHVVKEWHFVPELGIVTGAAAAGVLALVTGLVAIRRQGIYFAMITLALSQLLYFVFLQTPFTHGEDGIQGVPAGRMFGLLDLENPITLYYVVVVIFIGGFVLIHRAVNSPFGEVLKSIRENEPRATSLGYITDHYKLLAFVLSGTLAGLAGAMKVFVAQNASLTDVHWTMSGEVVLMTLVGGLGTMFGPVVGAFVIVAMQQYLAGFGQWVTVIQGLIFVVGVLSFRRGVVGEFAALLRLNL from the coding sequence ATGACCGCGATTGCAGACATACCCGCCCAAGCGCCTGTCCGCTCGCTTGGGAGCGAAACGACCGCTTTCCTTCTGATGACGGCGATGCTGCTGCTGTTGCCGCTGACCGGAATCTACCCGTACTTCGTGATGCAAGCACTGTGCTTCGCTCTGTTTGCGTGCGCATTCAATCTGCTGATCGGGTTCGGAGGGTTGCTTTCGTTCGGTCACGCAATGTTCCTTGGCACCGCGGGCTACGTCACTGCGCACGTCGTCAAGGAATGGCATTTCGTTCCGGAGCTCGGAATTGTCACCGGCGCAGCGGCCGCGGGCGTCCTTGCTCTCGTAACGGGTCTGGTTGCCATCCGCCGTCAGGGCATTTACTTTGCGATGATTACCCTGGCGCTTTCCCAATTGCTTTATTTCGTGTTCCTGCAGACACCCTTTACCCATGGCGAAGACGGCATCCAGGGAGTTCCTGCCGGCCGCATGTTCGGATTGCTCGACCTCGAAAACCCGATAACGCTTTACTACGTCGTCGTCGTGATTTTCATAGGCGGTTTTGTTCTCATCCATCGCGCGGTCAACTCGCCGTTCGGCGAAGTGCTGAAATCGATCCGAGAGAACGAGCCGCGCGCGACGTCGTTGGGATACATCACGGATCACTACAAGCTTCTGGCTTTCGTGCTTTCCGGGACGCTTGCGGGACTAGCCGGTGCAATGAAGGTGTTCGTCGCGCAGAACGCTTCGTTGACCGACGTTCACTGGACGATGTCCGGCGAAGTTGTCTTGATGACGCTCGTCGGCGGACTGGGGACGATGTTCGGTCCGGTTGTGGGTGCATTCGTCATCGTCGCCATGCAGCAGTATCTCGCCGGCTTCGGTCAGTGGGTGACCGTGATCCAAGGGCTCATCTTCGTGGTCGGCGTGCTTTCGTTCCGGCGGGGAGTCGTCGGCGAGTTTGCCGCGCTTCTGAGGCTGAATCTCTGA